In Nitratidesulfovibrio sp., the following are encoded in one genomic region:
- the typA gene encoding translational GTPase TypA → MSTAVHNDRLRNVAIIAHVDHGKTTLVDAMFRQSGVFRADQQMDDRVMDRMDLERERGITIAAKNCAVSWQGVKINIIDTPGHADFGGEVERALSMASGAILLVDASEGPLPQTRFVLRKTLEAGLKVIVVVNKIDRKDARPQEVLNEIYDLFIDLDANEQQLEFPVLYAIGREGVAMHGLEDEQVDLGPLFETIVKEMPGPMYDPAEPFQMLVADLAYSDYLGRMAVGRVFHGSVKAKDSLVCIDEAGKENPLRVTRLQVYEGLQLRDADEADPGDIVVVAGIEDVKIGDTICTREAPRALPRIRVDEPTVAMRFTINTSPLAGREGKLVQSSKIRERLMREVLSNVAIRVEDSEERDSFIVKGRGEFQMAILIETMRREGFELCVGRPEVIMREQNGERLEPIEHLYVDCDETFMGVVTEKLSIRKGRMTNCANNGTGRVRLEFSVPSRGLIGYRDEFLTDTKGTGIMNSYLEGYEPYRGDFPTRFTGSLVSDRSGNAVAYALFNLEPRGEMFCVPGDPVYEGLICGEHNRENDIDVNPTKEKKLTNMRASGKDENVILTPVRPMTLERALHFVREDEMVEVTPLSIRLRKSVLTAQKRYQMEAAKKKSK, encoded by the coding sequence TTGAGCACCGCAGTGCACAACGACAGGTTGCGCAACGTCGCCATCATCGCCCACGTTGACCACGGCAAGACCACCCTCGTGGACGCCATGTTCCGTCAGAGCGGCGTTTTCCGCGCCGACCAGCAGATGGACGACCGCGTCATGGACCGCATGGACCTGGAACGCGAGCGCGGCATCACCATCGCCGCCAAGAACTGCGCCGTGTCGTGGCAGGGCGTAAAAATCAACATCATCGACACTCCCGGCCACGCCGACTTCGGCGGCGAGGTGGAGCGCGCCCTGTCCATGGCCAGCGGCGCCATCCTGCTGGTGGACGCCTCGGAAGGGCCGCTGCCCCAGACCCGCTTCGTGCTGCGCAAGACGCTGGAAGCAGGCCTGAAGGTGATCGTCGTGGTCAACAAGATCGACCGCAAGGACGCCCGCCCGCAGGAAGTGCTGAACGAAATCTACGACCTGTTCATCGACCTTGACGCCAACGAACAGCAACTGGAATTTCCCGTGCTGTACGCCATCGGCCGCGAGGGCGTGGCCATGCACGGCCTTGAGGACGAACAGGTGGACCTTGGCCCGCTGTTCGAAACCATCGTCAAGGAAATGCCCGGACCGATGTACGATCCGGCGGAACCCTTCCAGATGCTGGTGGCCGACCTTGCCTACTCCGATTACCTGGGCCGCATGGCCGTGGGCCGCGTGTTCCACGGCTCGGTCAAGGCCAAGGACAGCCTTGTCTGCATTGACGAGGCCGGCAAGGAAAACCCCCTGCGCGTCACCCGCCTGCAAGTCTACGAAGGGCTGCAACTGCGCGATGCCGACGAGGCCGACCCCGGCGACATCGTGGTGGTGGCGGGCATCGAGGACGTGAAGATCGGCGACACCATCTGCACCCGAGAAGCCCCCCGCGCCCTGCCCCGCATCCGCGTGGACGAACCCACCGTGGCCATGCGCTTCACCATCAATACCTCTCCGCTGGCCGGGCGCGAAGGCAAGCTGGTGCAGTCGAGCAAGATCCGCGAACGCCTGATGCGCGAAGTCCTGTCCAACGTGGCCATCCGCGTCGAGGACTCGGAAGAGCGCGACAGCTTCATCGTGAAGGGCCGTGGCGAATTCCAGATGGCCATTCTCATCGAAACCATGCGCCGCGAAGGCTTCGAACTGTGCGTGGGCCGACCGGAAGTCATCATGCGCGAGCAGAACGGCGAACGGCTGGAACCCATCGAGCACCTGTACGTGGACTGCGACGAAACGTTCATGGGCGTGGTCACCGAAAAGCTGTCCATCCGCAAGGGCCGCATGACCAACTGCGCCAACAACGGCACAGGCCGCGTGCGGCTGGAGTTTTCCGTGCCCTCGCGCGGGCTCATCGGCTACCGCGACGAATTCCTTACCGACACCAAGGGCACCGGCATCATGAACTCGTACCTGGAAGGGTACGAGCCGTATCGCGGCGACTTCCCCACCCGGTTCACCGGTTCGCTGGTGTCTGACCGTTCGGGCAATGCCGTGGCGTACGCCCTGTTCAACCTGGAGCCGCGCGGCGAAATGTTCTGCGTGCCCGGCGACCCGGTGTACGAAGGGCTGATCTGCGGTGAACACAACCGCGAAAACGACATCGACGTGAACCCCACCAAGGAAAAGAAGCTCACCAACATGCGCGCCTCGGGCAAGGACGAGAACGTCATCCTTACCCCCGTGCGGCCCATGACCCTGGAGCGCGCCCTGCACTTCGTGCGCGAGGACGAAATGGTGGAAGTCACCCCCCTGTCCATCCGCCTGCGCAAGTCGGTGCTCACCGCCCAGAAGCGCTACCAGATGGAAGCCGCCAAGAAGAAGTCCAAGTAG
- a CDS encoding purine-nucleoside phosphorylase: protein MQNPENVQNAASVITSGLSGMSEQAGHAPRPRVGVVCGTGLGGLADALINPRPLPYSQVPGFPQSTVASHEGRFLFGRIGTVDVVLQQGRCHLYEGYAPEDVCMGVRVMATLGVEVLVITNAAGALNPRWDAGDLMLITDHINFTGRTPLTGPNHDAWGPRFPDMSAPYDVALGRIALQEAAHLGVRLERGVYVGVPGPQMETPAETRMYRQLGADAVGMSTVLEVIAARHMDLRVLGISCLTNKNLPDCMKEAPLEEVIRVAGEAGDRLTRLVAAVVERV, encoded by the coding sequence ATGCAAAACCCGGAAAATGTCCAGAATGCGGCATCCGTTATCACTTCCGGCCTGTCCGGGATGTCCGAACAGGCCGGACACGCCCCCCGGCCCCGCGTGGGCGTGGTCTGCGGCACCGGTCTTGGCGGCCTGGCCGACGCACTGATCAATCCCCGCCCCCTGCCCTACTCGCAGGTGCCGGGCTTTCCGCAGTCCACCGTAGCCTCGCACGAGGGGCGGTTTCTGTTCGGGCGCATCGGCACGGTGGACGTGGTGCTGCAACAGGGGCGCTGCCACCTGTACGAAGGCTACGCGCCCGAAGACGTGTGCATGGGCGTGCGGGTCATGGCCACGCTGGGCGTGGAGGTGCTGGTCATCACCAACGCGGCTGGCGCGCTGAACCCGCGCTGGGACGCGGGCGACCTGATGCTGATCACCGACCACATCAACTTCACCGGGCGCACTCCCCTGACCGGCCCCAACCACGACGCCTGGGGACCGCGCTTTCCCGACATGAGCGCCCCCTACGACGTGGCGCTGGGCCGCATCGCCCTGCAAGAGGCGGCGCACCTTGGCGTGCGGCTGGAGCGCGGCGTGTACGTGGGCGTGCCCGGCCCGCAGATGGAAACCCCGGCGGAAACCCGCATGTACCGCCAACTGGGCGCCGACGCCGTGGGCATGTCCACGGTGCTGGAAGTAATCGCGGCGCGGCACATGGACCTGCGGGTGCTGGGCATTTCGTGCCTGACCAACAAGAACCTGCCCGACTGCATGAAGGAAGCCCCGCTGGAGGAAGTGATCCGCGTGGCGGGCGAGGCTGGCGACAGGCTGACCCGGCTGGTGGCGGCGGTGGTGGAGAGGGTGTAG
- a CDS encoding motility protein A, with protein MDIATFFGVLTGFGLVISAILMGPEPGKFFDIPSVMIVFGGTAASILVTFPLEEVMQAVRGGCKAFGSKRVQAQDVVNTMVRIAEISRREGLIALENVQTENALIKKACQLIADNADPGLIRGTVAIEIASMKRRHNVSIGVFNRLAGYSPAYGMIGTLIGLVQMLATLNDPSSIGPAMAVAIITTFYGALLSNLLFLPIAGKLKARSMQEELHLLVIFEGAKCILENNNPRLVYEKLSSFLPPKERKDGR; from the coding sequence ATGGATATAGCAACTTTTTTCGGCGTGCTCACGGGCTTCGGCCTAGTCATCAGCGCCATTCTCATGGGGCCAGAGCCGGGGAAATTCTTTGACATCCCCAGCGTGATGATCGTGTTCGGGGGTACTGCGGCGTCCATTCTGGTTACCTTTCCCCTTGAAGAGGTGATGCAGGCGGTGCGGGGCGGCTGCAAGGCCTTCGGTTCCAAGCGGGTGCAGGCCCAGGACGTGGTGAACACCATGGTCCGCATCGCCGAGATCAGCCGCCGCGAAGGGCTCATCGCCCTCGAGAACGTGCAGACCGAAAACGCCCTGATCAAGAAGGCCTGCCAGCTCATCGCCGACAATGCCGACCCCGGCCTGATCCGGGGTACCGTGGCCATCGAAATCGCCTCCATGAAGCGGCGGCACAACGTGTCCATCGGCGTGTTCAACCGGTTGGCGGGGTATTCCCCGGCCTACGGCATGATCGGCACGCTCATCGGCCTCGTGCAGATGCTGGCCACCCTCAACGATCCCTCTTCCATTGGTCCGGCCATGGCCGTGGCCATCATCACCACCTTCTACGGGGCGCTTCTGTCCAACCTGCTGTTCCTGCCCATCGCAGGCAAGCTGAAGGCGCGCAGCATGCAGGAGGAATTGCACCTGCTGGTCATCTTCGAGGGGGCGAAATGCATCCTCGAAAACAACAACCCCAGGCTGGTGTACGAGAAGCTTTCCTCGTTCCTGCCTCCCAAGGAGCGCAAGGATGGCAGATGA
- a CDS encoding OmpA family protein, whose amino-acid sequence MADDDDLDMESEADEPPQEWLATLADVSMLLLCFFILLFALSTIDKTKVTETFDAVRTVFGGKDKELSTSAVRSDESSALLESVRLQRQIIEAQRNTYSEMRTYFNKTGVEGVIGSVFDEGVITLRIPAEVMFAPGETDLSPQAERYLKPLADLFVRKKDQSINIRGFTDDSQPGSTSRFRDNWELSSLRAVSVLRYFLKAGIDSKRLTATGLGELDPLFPNTTEENRARNRRVEFMLERRVTK is encoded by the coding sequence ATGGCAGATGACGACGATCTGGACATGGAATCCGAAGCCGACGAGCCGCCTCAGGAATGGCTGGCCACCCTTGCCGACGTTTCCATGCTGTTGCTGTGCTTCTTCATTTTGCTCTTTGCCCTGTCCACCATCGACAAGACCAAGGTGACCGAAACGTTCGACGCCGTGCGCACGGTGTTTGGCGGCAAGGACAAGGAACTGTCCACATCCGCCGTGCGCAGCGACGAATCGAGCGCCCTGCTGGAATCGGTGCGGCTGCAACGCCAGATCATCGAAGCCCAGCGCAACACCTATTCGGAAATGCGCACCTACTTCAACAAGACGGGGGTAGAGGGCGTCATCGGGTCCGTATTCGACGAAGGCGTCATAACCCTGCGTATTCCCGCGGAAGTCATGTTTGCCCCCGGCGAGACGGATTTGAGCCCCCAGGCCGAGCGGTACCTGAAGCCCCTGGCCGACCTGTTCGTGCGCAAGAAGGATCAGTCCATTAATATCCGGGGGTTTACGGACGACTCGCAACCAGGCTCAACGTCAAGATTCCGGGATAATTGGGAACTTTCTTCGTTGCGCGCGGTGAGCGTATTACGCTATTTCCTGAAAGCGGGCATCGACTCCAAGCGGTTGACAGCCACCGGGCTTGGTGAGTTAGACCCCCTCTTCCCGAACACCACGGAAGAAAACCGGGCGCGCAACCGGCGTGTGGAATTCATGCTGGAACGCCGGGTGACCAAGTGA
- a CDS encoding PilZ domain-containing protein — protein MTTTHDEFDDFDFTLPSDVEGERRAYRTSVPGLAASVAGKDGTFPVENVSAVGIAMQAPGHAFAEGEDLRVDLLIQGRPYITALPAKVVRLGEGGLVGCEFASPDFWQEARLDKLVLEVQKRMIAQRKAESEKRDAQAAGQHRDGGAASDASSDAPAGAGGSTTFTVDSVAGTELDV, from the coding sequence ATGACGACGACACACGACGAATTCGACGATTTCGATTTCACGCTGCCCTCGGATGTCGAGGGCGAACGCCGGGCCTACCGCACGTCGGTGCCCGGTCTTGCAGCCAGCGTGGCGGGGAAGGACGGCACATTCCCCGTGGAAAACGTGAGCGCGGTGGGCATTGCCATGCAGGCCCCCGGCCACGCCTTTGCGGAAGGGGAGGACCTTCGGGTCGACCTGCTGATCCAGGGCAGGCCCTACATCACCGCGCTGCCCGCCAAGGTGGTGCGGCTGGGTGAGGGGGGCCTCGTCGGGTGCGAATTCGCCTCGCCGGACTTCTGGCAGGAAGCGCGCCTGGACAAGCTGGTGCTTGAGGTTCAGAAGCGGATGATCGCCCAGCGCAAGGCGGAATCCGAAAAACGTGATGCGCAGGCCGCAGGGCAGCACCGCGACGGCGGGGCTGCTTCCGATGCGTCTTCCGACGCGCCCGCAGGCGCGGGCGGTTCCACCACGTTCACGGTGGACAGCGTCGCCGGGACGGAACTGGACGTCTGA
- a CDS encoding biotin carboxylase N-terminal domain-containing protein, whose protein sequence is MQTKDHKVLVANRGEIAIRIVQACRKLGLAFTCVYTAEDAASGHVRIARELGGDKSLCRVSSYHDANELMAVADDAGATAVHPGYGFFAEDYRFARRVSQRDRKLIFIGPSWRVIRELGDKINTKRLARSLGVPTVPGSDRPIYDEMEAEKVAQSLFEFQEQQGIRKPLVLVKASAGGGGMGIEEVYDIDLFRSVYRRIRNYALRQFKDEGVLIEQRIRDFNHLEVQVVSDRSGRNPVHFGTRNCSIQSTGLQKRIEIAPGFDPSSIEYGFDAAQVLRDITQHSLAMARKVGYDNVGTWEWIVTRDGRPFLMEVNTRIQVENGVSATIARVRGQKGVDLIAEQIRIGLGEPLGYGQEDITFDGVGIEYRLIAEDPDNRFTPWVGRVDGFGWPERPWLAMHTHVPSDDPYDIPTEFDPNLALAIIWGKDLAEARERGVEFLDTLVLEGANNAGEPLRSNVRFLRDNTGRILKF, encoded by the coding sequence GTGCAGACGAAAGACCATAAGGTGCTGGTGGCGAACAGAGGGGAAATCGCCATTCGCATCGTTCAGGCCTGCCGCAAGCTGGGCCTGGCTTTCACGTGCGTGTACACGGCGGAGGACGCCGCGTCGGGCCATGTGCGCATTGCCCGAGAACTGGGTGGCGACAAGAGCCTCTGCCGCGTCTCCTCCTATCATGATGCCAACGAGCTCATGGCCGTTGCCGACGATGCGGGCGCCACCGCCGTGCATCCGGGCTACGGCTTTTTCGCCGAAGACTACCGCTTTGCCCGTCGCGTTTCCCAGCGCGATCGCAAGCTCATCTTCATCGGCCCTTCGTGGCGGGTAATCCGCGAACTGGGCGACAAGATCAATACCAAGCGCCTCGCGCGCAGCCTGGGCGTGCCCACCGTGCCCGGTTCCGACCGGCCCATCTACGACGAGATGGAAGCGGAAAAGGTGGCCCAGAGCCTGTTCGAATTCCAGGAACAGCAGGGCATCCGCAAGCCGCTGGTGCTGGTCAAGGCATCGGCGGGCGGCGGCGGCATGGGCATCGAAGAGGTGTACGACATCGACCTCTTCCGCTCCGTGTACCGGCGCATCCGCAACTACGCCCTGCGCCAGTTCAAGGACGAGGGCGTGCTCATCGAGCAGCGCATCCGCGACTTCAACCACCTGGAAGTGCAGGTGGTGTCCGACCGCAGCGGGCGCAACCCCGTGCATTTCGGCACCCGCAACTGCTCCATCCAGTCCACCGGCCTTCAGAAGCGCATCGAGATCGCCCCCGGTTTCGATCCTTCGTCCATCGAATACGGTTTCGACGCCGCCCAGGTGCTGCGCGACATCACCCAGCACTCGCTGGCCATGGCCCGCAAGGTGGGCTACGACAACGTGGGTACCTGGGAATGGATCGTCACCCGCGACGGTCGCCCCTTCCTGATGGAAGTGAACACCCGCATCCAGGTGGAAAACGGCGTGTCGGCCACCATCGCCCGCGTGCGCGGGCAGAAGGGCGTGGACCTGATCGCCGAGCAGATCCGCATCGGCCTTGGCGAGCCGCTGGGCTACGGGCAGGAGGACATCACCTTCGACGGCGTGGGCATCGAATACCGCCTCATCGCCGAAGACCCGGACAACCGCTTCACCCCGTGGGTGGGCCGCGTGGACGGCTTCGGCTGGCCCGAACGCCCCTGGCTGGCCATGCACACCCACGTGCCCAGCGACGACCCCTACGACATTCCCACCGAGTTCGACCCCAACCTGGCGCTGGCCATCATCTGGGGCAAGGACCTTGCGGAAGCAAGGGAACGCGGCGTCGAATTCCTCGACACGCTGGTGCTGGAAGGCGCCAACAACGCGGGCGAGCCGCTGCGTTCCAACGTCCGGTTCCTGCGGGACAACACCGGGCGCATCCTCAAGTTCTAG
- a CDS encoding acetyl-CoA carboxylase carboxyl transferase subunit alpha/beta: MDTEKRTQHLAERLGYIRDVFGGKHNENIALLESKLQEFNLRLSEGSISDENAALTTLEDLFDFVERKLEAELTPMDKVRIVRHPQRICLRDILENVYDNYTEIGGKDEHSIDPSMLIARAYITRRNGKKTINQPVLVIGQEKGHGEEFRNGGSVKPWGNAKALQYMKVAETEGIPIHTYVFTPGSYPVEDYPGAAQQIARNLYEMAGLRVPVIAVFSEGGSGGAEAIGLSDRRLMLSHGYYSVISPEGAAAIEGRLRHGQRATPELIEKCAQQLRITAEDNLRMGYIDHVVTEPPLGARPYHYDFFRGLRQEIIRATDEVILNVKGFAPFRAMVLRRRRGKAETMDLDNMYVRWSLSSSAKDRLVARRHRKFNRLARNAARDRRPVLRKLSNMGWDAWWDIYSYFKYDLLRKHQQKIAYLMEEVEAEAQVLVEKVAAPWRKITCALPGGACQSSEQTERELTTLSDWDEEGQRNGNWSYVSPRAKEDRAITCPNAGSHGCLDLWAPDLFGEFAGVCTYCGHHFPMEYQWYLHNVFDEGSIFEFNTEIEAGNPLGFEGFDVKLEQAKKQTGLKSGCVTFEARIDNVKLVVAMLVAPFRGGSVGAAEGEKFVQAAERAKKKRYPFLAYVHGTAGIRIQEGTNGVIQMPRCTMAVRRYIEAGGLYLVLYDTNSYAGPLASFLGCSPYQFSIRSANIGFAGPGVIKETTGVDIPPDYHRAYRALSRGHIQGIWDRRDARMNLKQALLTMGGRNLYYR; the protein is encoded by the coding sequence ATGGATACCGAAAAGAGAACGCAGCACCTCGCCGAACGTCTGGGCTACATCCGCGACGTGTTCGGCGGAAAGCACAACGAGAACATCGCGCTCCTCGAGTCCAAGTTGCAGGAATTCAACCTGCGCCTGTCCGAGGGCTCCATCAGCGACGAAAACGCCGCGCTGACAACCCTTGAAGACCTGTTCGACTTCGTGGAGCGCAAGCTGGAAGCCGAACTGACGCCCATGGACAAGGTGCGCATCGTGCGGCACCCGCAGCGCATCTGCCTGCGCGACATCCTGGAAAACGTCTACGACAACTACACCGAAATCGGCGGCAAGGACGAACACTCCATTGACCCGTCCATGCTCATCGCCCGCGCCTACATTACCCGGCGCAACGGCAAGAAGACCATCAACCAGCCGGTTCTGGTCATCGGGCAGGAAAAGGGCCACGGAGAGGAATTCCGCAACGGCGGTTCGGTGAAGCCGTGGGGCAACGCCAAGGCCCTTCAGTACATGAAGGTTGCCGAAACCGAAGGCATCCCCATCCACACCTACGTCTTCACGCCCGGCTCGTACCCTGTCGAGGACTACCCCGGCGCGGCCCAGCAGATTGCCCGCAACCTGTACGAAATGGCGGGGCTGCGCGTGCCGGTCATTGCCGTGTTCTCGGAAGGCGGCTCTGGCGGGGCCGAGGCCATCGGGCTTTCCGACCGCCGCCTGATGCTCTCGCACGGGTATTATTCGGTCATTTCGCCCGAAGGGGCGGCGGCCATCGAAGGCCGCCTGCGCCATGGGCAGCGCGCCACGCCCGAACTGATCGAAAAATGCGCCCAGCAACTGCGCATCACGGCGGAAGACAACCTGCGCATGGGCTATATCGACCACGTGGTGACGGAACCGCCGCTGGGCGCGCGCCCGTACCACTACGACTTCTTCCGGGGCCTGCGGCAGGAAATCATCCGCGCCACGGACGAGGTGATCCTGAACGTGAAGGGCTTTGCCCCGTTCCGGGCCATGGTGCTGCGCCGCCGTCGCGGCAAGGCCGAAACCATGGACCTCGACAACATGTACGTGCGCTGGAGCCTGTCGTCGTCCGCCAAGGACCGGCTGGTGGCCCGCCGCCATCGCAAGTTCAACCGCCTTGCCCGCAATGCCGCGCGCGACCGGCGCCCCGTGCTGCGCAAGCTGTCCAACATGGGCTGGGACGCCTGGTGGGACATCTACTCGTACTTCAAGTACGACCTGCTGCGTAAGCACCAGCAGAAGATCGCCTACCTCATGGAAGAGGTGGAGGCCGAAGCACAGGTGCTCGTGGAAAAGGTGGCCGCCCCGTGGCGCAAGATCACCTGCGCGCTGCCCGGCGGCGCGTGCCAGAGCAGCGAGCAGACCGAACGCGAACTGACCACCCTGTCCGACTGGGACGAAGAGGGGCAGCGCAACGGCAACTGGAGCTATGTCAGCCCCCGCGCCAAGGAAGACCGCGCCATCACCTGCCCCAACGCGGGCAGCCACGGCTGCCTCGACCTGTGGGCCCCCGACCTGTTCGGCGAATTCGCCGGGGTGTGCACCTACTGCGGGCACCACTTTCCCATGGAATACCAGTGGTACCTGCACAACGTGTTCGATGAAGGCTCCATCTTCGAGTTCAACACGGAAATCGAGGCGGGCAACCCCCTCGGGTTCGAAGGGTTCGACGTCAAGCTGGAGCAGGCCAAGAAGCAGACCGGCCTGAAGAGCGGCTGCGTCACCTTCGAGGCGCGCATCGACAACGTGAAGCTGGTGGTTGCCATGCTGGTGGCCCCGTTCCGGGGCGGCTCCGTGGGTGCGGCAGAGGGCGAAAAGTTCGTCCAGGCCGCCGAGCGCGCCAAGAAGAAGCGCTATCCCTTCCTGGCCTACGTGCACGGCACCGCCGGCATCCGCATTCAGGAAGGCACCAACGGCGTCATCCAGATGCCCCGCTGCACCATGGCCGTGCGCCGTTACATAGAGGCCGGGGGCCTGTACCTTGTGCTGTACGACACCAACTCGTACGCCGGGCCGCTGGCCAGCTTCCTGGGCTGCTCGCCCTACCAGTTCTCCATCCGTTCGGCCAACATCGGCTTCGCCGGGCCGGGCGTCATCAAGGAGACCACGGGCGTGGACATTCCGCCGGACTACCACAGGGCCTACCGCGCCCTGTCGCGCGGGCACATCCAGGGCATCTGGGACCGCCGCGACGCGCGCATGAACCTGAAGCAGGCCCTTCTGACCATGGGCGGCCGCAACCTCTACTACCGGTAG
- a CDS encoding biotin attachment protein, producing the protein MFDITQLLDEIKASPYEEIVVAAPHTGVVTFADVREGTRVIGPSGTWKEKKGTLLATIERERNPKPIHAVEKGEVKEVLRHLEGTFVEAGTPLVRLRHFLSKDEVLAIILKKALHLFVAPERAKYYFAPDVDKKVKASGASSVSLHEGMDLFIMSRMKREASLAYSGPSGVIYAVYFQHNENVDAGQPLIGVCPPDQLSLIEDVVARVQTEWEERE; encoded by the coding sequence GTGTTCGACATCACGCAATTGCTGGATGAAATAAAGGCGTCTCCATACGAGGAGATCGTCGTCGCCGCGCCGCATACCGGCGTGGTCACGTTCGCCGACGTGCGCGAAGGCACCCGGGTCATCGGGCCTTCCGGCACGTGGAAGGAAAAGAAGGGCACGCTGCTCGCCACCATAGAGCGCGAGCGCAACCCAAAGCCCATCCACGCCGTGGAAAAGGGCGAGGTCAAGGAAGTGCTGCGCCACCTGGAAGGCACCTTCGTCGAGGCGGGCACCCCCCTCGTGCGGTTGCGCCACTTCCTGTCCAAGGACGAGGTGCTGGCCATCATCCTCAAGAAGGCCCTGCACCTCTTTGTCGCGCCGGAGCGCGCCAAGTACTACTTCGCGCCCGACGTGGACAAGAAGGTCAAGGCTTCCGGCGCCAGTTCCGTCTCGCTGCACGAGGGCATGGACCTGTTCATCATGTCGCGCATGAAGCGCGAGGCCTCGCTGGCCTATTCCGGCCCCAGCGGCGTCATCTACGCCGTGTACTTCCAGCACAACGAAAACGTGGATGCGGGCCAGCCCCTCATCGGCGTGTGCCCGCCGGACCAGCTCTCGCTCATCGAGGACGTGGTGGCTCGCGTGCAGACCGAGTGGGAAGAGCGGGAGTAA
- a CDS encoding single-stranded DNA-binding protein, which yields MLNKVMIIGRLGRDPELRYAQNGTPIANLRIATDESYTDRDGNKVDRVEWHTVVVFQRAAENCANYLGKGSLVFVEGSLQTRKWQDQSGQDRYSTEIKAQRVQFLDRRSEGAGAQPAEGGGAPRRSYQQPAGQGGQGGAQAGQAGQGGQRRQAPQGDPYGADEDLGPAFPSEASGMDDVPF from the coding sequence ATGCTCAACAAGGTCATGATCATAGGACGTCTCGGCCGCGACCCCGAACTGCGCTACGCCCAGAACGGCACCCCCATCGCCAACCTGCGCATCGCCACCGACGAATCGTACACCGACCGCGACGGCAACAAGGTCGACCGCGTGGAGTGGCACACCGTGGTGGTCTTTCAGCGCGCGGCGGAAAACTGCGCCAACTACCTCGGCAAGGGCAGCCTTGTCTTTGTCGAAGGCAGCCTGCAAACCCGCAAGTGGCAGGACCAGAGCGGCCAGGACCGCTACTCCACCGAAATCAAGGCCCAGCGCGTCCAGTTCCTCGACCGGCGCAGCGAAGGCGCGGGTGCCCAGCCCGCCGAAGGCGGCGGTGCTCCCCGGCGGTCCTATCAGCAGCCCGCCGGTCAGGGTGGCCAGGGCGGTGCCCAGGCCGGTCAGGCCGGGCAGGGTGGCCAGCGCCGCCAGGCCCCGCAGGGCGACCCCTACGGCGCGGACGAGGATCTCGGCCCGGCCTTCCCCTCCGAAGCCAGCGGCATGGACGACGTGCCGTTCTAA